A region of Coccinella septempunctata chromosome 5, icCocSept1.1, whole genome shotgun sequence DNA encodes the following proteins:
- the LOC123313404 gene encoding elongation of very long chain fatty acids protein AAEL008004, protein MASLVASAVDKYNYILDHKSDPRVNNWSMMSSPLPTLFICLFYVYFSKVLGPKLMENRKPFQLRSVLIVYNFLQTVFSAWIFYEYLMSGWWGAYSFRCQPVDYSNNPVAMRMANTCWWYYFSKFTEFLDTIFFIMRKKFSQVSTLHVIHHGCMPFSVWMGLKFAPGGHSTFFALLNTFVHIIMYFYYMVSAMGPEYQKYIWWKKHLTTLQIVQFIAIFAHQFQLLFTECNYPKTFMVWIALHGILFMFLFSDFYKVKYSQSKGKSRNINGGLCMPILDEKENQLTHRKSDSSGTLNNTYIKSDLSDSYKACYSNGSTKGFVTQTNEIQDSTIKKDD, encoded by the exons ATCCGAGGGTGAACAATTGGTCTATGATGAGCAGCCCTCTCCCCACCCTTTTCATATGCCTATTTTACGTGTATTTCTCAAAAGTACTGGGGCCAAAATTGATGGAAAACAGGAAACCTTTTCAACTTAGGAGCGTTTTAATTGTATACAATTTTTTGCAGACAGTCTTCAGTGCGTGGATATTTTATGAG TACCTCATGAGTGGATGGTGGGGAGCTTATAGTTTTAGGTGTCAACCTGTTGATTACTCGAATAATCCTGTTGCTATGAGA ATGGCAAATACTTGTTGGTGGTACTATTTCTCCAAATTTACTGAATTTCTCGATAccattttcttcattatgaGGAAGAAATTCAGTCAGGTATCTACACTACATGTGATTCATCATGGATGTATGCCTTTCTCTGTATGGATGGGACTGAAATTTGCTCCAG GTGGACACAGCACCTTTTTCGCACTGTTGAACACttttgtacatataatcatgtACTTCTATTATATGGTTTCTGCAATGGGGCCTGAATATCAGAAATATATCTGGTGGAAAAAGCATCTGACCACTCTCCAAATA gtcCAATTCATCGCGATTTTTGCACATCAATTCCAGCTTCTATTCACTGAATGCAACTACCCAAAAACCTTCATGGTTTGGATTGCCCTTCATGGAATTCTCTTCATGTTCCTCTTCTCTGACTTTTACAAAGTCAAATATTCCCAATCCAAAGGCAAGAGCAGAAATATTAACGGTGGTTTATGTATG CCTATCCTTGATGAGAAAGAGAACCAACTAACCCATAGAAAGAGCGACAGCAGTGGAACTCTCAACAATACGTATATCAAGAGTGATTTATCAGACTCCTACAAAGCCTGTTACTCCAATGGCAGTACCAAAGGATTCGTTACtcaaacaaatgaaattcaagactcgacaataaaaaaagatgattag